A window of the Bdellovibrio sp. ZAP7 genome harbors these coding sequences:
- a CDS encoding DUF1398 family protein codes for MESQKQQETDFISPTGALSFSEFIASLEQTLVDYCRVDLLEGRLIFVADDGEVYSDTLDIKSDIAEKFDDGGVRQAILDNQLDRLSFKDFVSALMSSGVVSYTIHLSGNKVIYFGKNGDCCYENLKLKPGGARRPALGTSAVQ; via the coding sequence ATGGAATCCCAAAAACAACAGGAAACAGATTTTATTTCTCCAACGGGAGCTTTGAGTTTTTCTGAATTCATTGCCTCACTGGAACAAACCCTGGTCGACTATTGCCGTGTGGATCTTTTGGAAGGCCGATTGATTTTTGTTGCTGATGATGGCGAGGTCTATTCGGATACTCTTGATATAAAATCCGATATTGCAGAAAAATTTGATGATGGTGGGGTACGCCAAGCCATTCTGGATAACCAATTGGATCGCCTAAGTTTTAAAGATTTCGTCTCGGCACTGATGAGCAGCGGAGTTGTGAGTTACACAATTCATCTTTCCGGAAATAAAGTAATCTATTTTGGAAAAAACGGTGATTGTTGCTATGAGAATCTTAAATTAAAACCAGGTGGCGCTCGACGTCCAGCACTGGGGACTTCAGCGGTTCAATAG
- a CDS encoding 16S rRNA (guanine(527)-N(7))-methyltransferase RsmG: MSFEQRIPTILDLGFRKEALDKLKSYIDLLWSSNEELNLISRKMTFDELLDNHVVDCLLPLKYFPKNIKVAADFGSGGGLPGVIYAIQFPEVQFHLYEKSVLKQNFLNNCKKIAPNLHVHGEIPKDLGAVDVVTARGFKPVDVILDVSRTYYAKKGKYFLLKARKEKIDEELLLARKKFKDLVVTIEPLKSPVLDVERHLVLI; this comes from the coding sequence ATGTCATTTGAGCAACGCATCCCCACGATTTTGGATTTAGGTTTCCGTAAAGAGGCCCTTGATAAGCTGAAAAGTTATATCGATCTTCTTTGGAGTTCCAACGAGGAGCTGAACCTTATCAGCCGCAAAATGACTTTTGATGAACTGCTGGATAACCACGTCGTTGATTGCTTGCTGCCGCTTAAATACTTTCCAAAGAACATCAAGGTCGCAGCCGACTTTGGTTCCGGCGGTGGTTTGCCTGGCGTTATTTACGCTATTCAATTTCCGGAAGTTCAATTTCACTTGTACGAAAAAAGCGTTCTTAAACAAAACTTTTTGAACAATTGCAAAAAGATCGCACCGAATCTTCACGTACACGGAGAAATCCCTAAGGACCTTGGGGCCGTCGATGTAGTCACAGCACGCGGTTTTAAACCGGTTGATGTGATCTTGGATGTCAGCCGCACTTATTACGCAAAAAAAGGAAAGTACTTCCTTTTGAAAGCGCGTAAAGAAAAGATCGATGAAGAGCTATTGTTAGCTCGCAAAAAATTTAAAGATCTGGTTGTGACTATTGAACCGCTGAAGTCCCCAGTGCTGGACGTCGAGCGCCACCTGGTTTTAATTTAA
- the tpx gene encoding thiol peroxidase, whose amino-acid sequence MASITLKGNPVQTSGQIPAKGSVAKDFKLVRNDLSEVSLADYAGKKKVLNIFPSIDTATCATSVRHFNQDATKLANTVVLNISMDLPFAQTRFCGIEGIKNSESLSAFRSTFGKDWGLDITDSPLKGLLSRVVITLSEDNKVLHAEQVSEIAHEPNYDAALSSLR is encoded by the coding sequence ATGGCGTCTATCACACTTAAAGGCAACCCAGTTCAAACATCCGGTCAGATTCCTGCTAAAGGATCTGTAGCTAAAGATTTTAAATTGGTTCGTAACGATCTTTCTGAAGTAAGTCTTGCGGACTATGCTGGTAAAAAGAAAGTTCTTAATATCTTCCCAAGCATTGATACTGCAACTTGCGCAACTTCTGTACGTCACTTTAATCAGGACGCAACCAAGCTTGCTAACACAGTTGTATTGAACATCTCTATGGACCTGCCATTCGCACAAACTCGTTTTTGCGGTATCGAAGGCATCAAAAACTCTGAATCACTATCTGCTTTCCGCAGCACATTTGGTAAGGACTGGGGCTTGGATATCACGGATTCTCCTCTGAAAGGTCTTCTTTCACGAGTTGTGATCACTTTGTCTGAAGATAACAAGGTTTTGCATGCGGAACAGGTTTCTGAGATTGCTCACGAGCCGAACTACGACGCAGCTTTGTCTTCTCTTCGCTAG
- a CDS encoding DEAD/DEAH box helicase, with translation MKFQTSSLRQNSFQDMNLSPVLFAALEKMSIKKPTPIQSQAIPVVMNGSDLIGIAQTGSGKTLAYALSVLTGLANKPNSRALILAPSREMAQQIYKVFLDLCKEMPISVCLAIGGTTGSKQANQLKKNPKIIIATPGRMNDHLQTNKLLLKDVEYVVIDEADRMLDMGFAPQLKNIQLTLRGNRQTLMFSASFGHNVDMIAQLFLHPKAVMIRSEQAEAPVESLKQKVLFLDRAMKNDRLLDELNATRGGVIVFTGSQESCENVGEYLKSYGFDTDLIHGGLSQGQRNRVVRAFREGEIRIMVATDLLARGLDVPHVDHVVNFDLPFQAEDFLHRIGRTARAGRNGEAITFVTPSDHRMYNKVKGYLQGAKEEQLDPSFKFIDRSKKFAKKSDARPVSKRSAGKGAPPPKKGSGKSSVNPFKKRR, from the coding sequence ATGAAATTCCAAACGTCTTCTCTTCGTCAGAACTCCTTTCAAGATATGAATCTGTCTCCGGTGCTTTTCGCGGCACTCGAGAAAATGTCCATCAAAAAACCCACCCCAATTCAATCCCAAGCTATTCCAGTGGTGATGAATGGTTCTGACCTGATCGGAATTGCACAGACGGGAAGTGGTAAGACCTTGGCGTACGCACTGTCAGTATTGACGGGGCTTGCGAATAAACCGAATTCCAGAGCGCTAATCCTGGCTCCCAGCCGTGAGATGGCACAACAAATCTACAAAGTGTTCTTGGATCTTTGCAAAGAAATGCCAATTTCAGTTTGCCTGGCTATTGGTGGAACCACGGGTTCCAAGCAAGCCAATCAGCTTAAGAAAAATCCTAAAATCATTATCGCAACACCGGGCCGCATGAATGATCACTTGCAAACAAATAAACTTCTTTTGAAGGATGTCGAGTATGTGGTGATCGACGAAGCGGATCGCATGCTGGATATGGGATTTGCTCCGCAGCTTAAAAATATTCAACTGACATTGCGTGGGAACCGTCAAACTTTGATGTTCTCTGCAAGCTTTGGTCATAACGTGGACATGATCGCTCAGCTTTTCTTACATCCTAAAGCCGTGATGATTCGCTCTGAACAAGCGGAGGCTCCGGTCGAAAGTTTGAAACAAAAGGTTCTGTTCCTGGATCGCGCTATGAAAAACGATCGCCTGCTGGATGAGTTGAATGCAACTCGCGGGGGAGTAATTGTATTTACGGGCAGTCAGGAAAGCTGTGAAAATGTCGGTGAGTATTTGAAGTCTTATGGCTTTGATACGGATTTGATTCACGGGGGACTTTCACAGGGTCAACGTAATCGTGTGGTGCGTGCATTCCGTGAAGGTGAAATACGTATCATGGTGGCGACAGATCTTTTGGCCCGCGGATTGGATGTGCCTCATGTTGATCACGTCGTAAACTTTGATTTACCATTTCAGGCTGAAGATTTCTTACACCGCATCGGGCGCACAGCGCGTGCCGGCCGCAATGGTGAGGCCATCACATTCGTGACGCCTTCGGATCACCGTATGTATAATAAAGTGAAGGGCTACCTTCAAGGTGCCAAAGAAGAACAATTGGATCCTTCATTTAAGTTTATTGATCGCTCTAAAAAGTTTGCTAAAAAGTCTGATGCGCGACCTGTATCTAAAAGGTCAGCTGGTAAAGGCGCACCGCCGCCGAAAAAGGGTTCCGGAAAATCTTCTGTAAATCCTTTCAAAAAGCGTAGATAA
- a CDS encoding DEAD/DEAH box helicase, with the protein MYLLRPYQQEAVQATLQHFRKEKSPAVIVLPTGAGKSLVIAELARLARGRVLVMAHVKELVEQNHAKYISFGLEAGIFSAGLDRKDSSQKVIFGSIQSIARAEEDFFQDFSLVVIDECHRVSMEGETQYFQVVSKLQKLNPEICVLGLTATPYRMGLGWIYQYHVTKKVQQTTEDRFFKKCIYELSIGYMIKNKYLTPPLKIDSPVACYDFSSLKLHGTSYLTAQIEALLKDQKRITPLIIKNIVDMSMDRHGVMIFTSSVNHAVEIMKSLPPYVSALVVGDTEIQERDEIIAEFKERKLKYLVNVSVLTTGFDAPHVDVIAVLRPTESVSLYQQIIGRGLRLSPGKSDCLVLDYTGQNHDLFAPEIDDDKPTSGSVMVEVPCPECGTVNNFWGIKNSEGEVEEHFGRRCKGAFQDPISGEIEACGFRFRFKRCPDCGHENDIAARSCEGCQAVLVDNDKKLKEAMALKDAHVLRVDSVTYAKGYDKKGNERLEVKYYDVDAKALTEYFYLNSASDSRAFYFNFTRMHQRMPGKKIFIKSADEAIKLKDQFRSPMFVIARKQKSFWAIREKIFE; encoded by the coding sequence ATGTATCTGCTGCGCCCGTACCAACAGGAAGCGGTCCAAGCGACCCTTCAGCACTTTCGCAAAGAAAAATCACCAGCGGTGATTGTGCTGCCGACGGGTGCCGGTAAAAGTTTGGTTATTGCCGAGCTCGCACGCCTTGCCCGCGGCCGCGTTCTGGTCATGGCTCACGTCAAAGAACTCGTTGAGCAAAATCACGCAAAATATATTTCCTTTGGTCTGGAAGCGGGAATTTTCTCTGCCGGATTGGACCGCAAGGATTCTTCCCAGAAAGTTATTTTTGGAAGTATTCAGTCTATTGCTCGTGCCGAGGAAGATTTCTTTCAGGATTTTTCTTTGGTTGTTATCGACGAATGCCATCGTGTTTCGATGGAGGGCGAGACTCAGTATTTCCAGGTCGTTTCAAAGCTGCAAAAACTAAATCCTGAAATTTGTGTCCTGGGTTTGACAGCGACACCTTATCGTATGGGACTTGGCTGGATTTATCAGTATCATGTGACGAAAAAGGTGCAACAAACCACAGAAGATCGCTTTTTTAAAAAATGTATCTATGAGCTCTCAATTGGATACATGATTAAAAATAAATATCTGACACCACCTTTGAAAATTGATTCTCCGGTGGCTTGCTATGACTTTTCCAGTTTGAAACTGCATGGAACTAGTTACCTTACCGCTCAGATTGAAGCTTTATTGAAAGATCAAAAGCGGATCACCCCATTGATTATTAAAAACATCGTGGATATGTCTATGGACCGACATGGTGTGATGATTTTCACCAGCTCGGTCAATCACGCCGTGGAAATTATGAAAAGCCTGCCCCCATATGTTTCGGCTTTAGTGGTGGGAGACACGGAAATTCAAGAGCGTGACGAAATTATCGCGGAATTTAAAGAACGCAAACTTAAATACCTGGTCAATGTCTCGGTTTTAACGACGGGGTTCGATGCGCCTCACGTGGATGTTATTGCGGTCTTAAGACCCACGGAATCTGTGAGTTTGTATCAGCAGATTATTGGGCGTGGGCTGCGACTAAGTCCGGGAAAATCTGATTGTCTGGTATTGGATTATACGGGTCAGAACCATGACCTGTTTGCACCTGAAATTGACGACGACAAACCGACTTCAGGTTCCGTGATGGTGGAAGTCCCGTGTCCTGAGTGTGGAACAGTTAATAATTTCTGGGGTATCAAGAATTCCGAAGGCGAAGTGGAAGAGCACTTTGGCCGTCGCTGCAAGGGGGCCTTTCAAGATCCCATCAGCGGCGAGATCGAGGCCTGTGGATTTCGGTTCCGTTTTAAACGCTGCCCTGATTGTGGTCATGAAAATGATATCGCGGCTCGAAGCTGCGAAGGTTGTCAGGCTGTTTTAGTTGATAACGATAAAAAGCTTAAAGAGGCGATGGCATTAAAAGATGCCCACGTGCTTCGCGTAGACTCAGTTACCTACGCGAAAGGATATGATAAAAAGGGCAACGAGCGTTTGGAAGTTAAATACTATGATGTCGATGCCAAGGCTTTGACCGAATATTTCTATCTGAATTCTGCATCTGACAGTCGTGCGTTTTATTTTAACTTCACCCGTATGCACCAGCGCATGCCGGGCAAAAAGATCTTCATCAAGTCCGCGGATGAGGCTATCAAACTTAAAGATCAGTTCCGCTCTCCTATGTTTGTAATAGCCCGAAAACAAAAGAGCTTTTGGGCTATTCGCGAGAAGATATTCGAGTAA
- a CDS encoding SAM-dependent methyltransferase translates to MTQAQKAFGDLLRRGPSLFSDLQLLNTQHLAEIYVLAAFTQTAIPFITESHWLYRKQNGAAPILPIFLESLFGKELARISFFRAYLEEIELKGFKELKEHLHCLEVALIEYIRTRPAPEQREFSRSSLLQMSALFAEEESWQPTGISLYRTFDRLDEVFELNYEADAGMKIETIDGGERLYEGAGVGVQSGYSTVLTALNHLQLCDSARFVDLGSGYGRVGLVVGLLRPDINFVGYEYVPHRVHISAKTAERFQLHEHVKFEIQDLSLAEFSIPEAEVYYLYDPFSEETYKYVLDQLIEISRRRSIVIVTKGNARKWLLDVAARENWSQPKQYDSGNLCVFRTRSA, encoded by the coding sequence ATGACCCAAGCTCAAAAGGCCTTTGGGGACCTCCTAAGAAGAGGTCCTTCTTTATTTTCTGATCTCCAGTTGCTGAACACTCAGCATTTGGCGGAAATCTATGTACTTGCGGCCTTCACTCAAACGGCCATTCCTTTTATCACGGAATCTCATTGGCTCTATCGTAAACAGAATGGCGCGGCTCCGATTCTTCCGATCTTCTTGGAATCTCTATTTGGAAAAGAACTCGCGCGCATAAGTTTTTTCCGGGCTTACCTGGAAGAAATCGAACTTAAGGGCTTTAAAGAATTAAAAGAACATCTGCATTGCTTGGAAGTTGCGCTGATTGAGTATATTCGAACTCGGCCCGCCCCTGAGCAGCGCGAGTTTTCCCGTTCTTCTTTGCTTCAGATGTCGGCTTTGTTCGCGGAAGAAGAAAGCTGGCAACCGACGGGGATTTCGCTCTATAGAACTTTCGACCGTCTGGATGAAGTTTTTGAACTTAATTACGAAGCTGATGCCGGAATGAAAATCGAGACGATTGATGGTGGGGAGCGCCTGTACGAGGGTGCGGGTGTCGGTGTGCAATCGGGATACTCCACGGTATTGACGGCGTTAAATCATCTGCAGCTTTGCGACTCTGCGCGATTTGTCGATTTGGGTTCTGGTTATGGCCGGGTTGGTTTGGTTGTGGGACTGCTTAGACCCGATATCAACTTCGTGGGATATGAATATGTACCCCACCGGGTTCATATTTCTGCAAAGACGGCTGAACGCTTTCAACTGCATGAACACGTTAAATTCGAAATTCAGGATTTGTCTTTAGCAGAGTTCTCGATTCCTGAGGCAGAGGTTTACTATCTCTATGATCCTTTTAGTGAAGAGACTTATAAATATGTCTTGGATCAGTTAATTGAAATCAGTCGCAGAAGATCCATCGTGATTGTTACTAAAGGGAATGCAAGAAAGTGGCTCTTAGATGTCGCGGCTCGAGAGAATTGGTCTCAACCAAAGCAATATGACAGCGGAAACCTGTGCGTATTCCGCACAAGATCCGCTTAA
- a CDS encoding pyridoxamine 5'-phosphate oxidase family protein: MEDNTTNSIPEIKKLGDLIQDIKIAMLVTVSDGNSLHSAPLMTQEVDFDGSLWFIISKASQKASDIHNENRVNVIYSGHSKYVSVTGVAELVDNQPDKVRELWSKAYEVWFPQGPNDPNIQLLRIDVEKAEYWEGHSNPVAKILEFVKLTTGSRHIKMGNHGELNLRH; this comes from the coding sequence ATGGAAGATAACACAACAAACTCCATTCCAGAAATCAAGAAGCTAGGAGATTTAATCCAAGATATTAAAATAGCAATGCTCGTGACCGTTTCCGATGGCAACAGTTTGCATAGCGCGCCCTTGATGACTCAGGAAGTGGACTTCGACGGCAGTCTCTGGTTTATCATATCCAAAGCTTCGCAAAAGGCCTCTGACATTCATAATGAAAATCGCGTGAATGTTATTTACTCGGGACACAGCAAGTATGTTTCTGTCACGGGTGTGGCAGAGCTGGTCGACAACCAACCAGATAAAGTTCGCGAACTTTGGTCGAAAGCATACGAAGTATGGTTTCCGCAGGGACCTAATGATCCCAACATACAGCTTCTAAGAATTGATGTTGAAAAGGCGGAGTACTGGGAAGGGCATTCAAACCCCGTCGCTAAGATTCTGGAGTTTGTGAAACTGACCACTGGCTCCCGCCACATTAAAATGGGCAACCACGGCGAGCTGAACTTAAGACACTAA
- a CDS encoding murein L,D-transpeptidase — protein MEVVRFVNRIVVALLLLPALAWAQLHTSAKPRPSEPLDYETVVSNISIGDMRAAIKESWKHGLNPKLYWTDSLESKYSKGANVRAAANQAYLRMLNHLYGGSVNPQFVGYDVKFVKKDFLSPKQLRAIVLATGNDAKSLVDEVAPQNAPYQSVRQGFVKIYPACTDGTWSEIVPVNTSLRLYSKNPVISQIKKRLAILGYKMSNSDDVFDGDLLNAITDIQWNLRIKPDGEISPKGKVWQFLSVPCQERVRQLQVDMEKMRWFPQYFEDRYIFVNLAMSYFILMDTSNPDYHRVMSFRTVNGRPSRKSPTMRDLIVKVILNPYWTVPPTIFSEDKVNDLKVLTKAQIREYFDSHHYEVWSGDWKRRIDPTSIDWMALSEGRVSYDISIRQLPHLGNALGVVKFDLTNGFLIYLHDTNQRELFDVPMRQLSSGCMRLEKPFDLAEYLLEDTAWDRKTIESMVARPGEVLSKSTEIPVPKAKQTPVYTAYLTSMMSSDGVVRFVDDIYGQNTAIKTYLSPLFVGEESSQYWGLN, from the coding sequence ATGGAAGTCGTTCGTTTTGTGAACCGAATCGTAGTCGCGTTGCTGCTGTTACCCGCCCTCGCGTGGGCACAACTGCATACGAGTGCTAAGCCAAGGCCGTCTGAGCCACTTGACTATGAGACGGTCGTTTCAAATATTTCAATCGGAGATATGCGCGCAGCTATCAAAGAAAGCTGGAAGCATGGCCTGAATCCAAAACTTTATTGGACGGATAGTCTGGAATCCAAGTATTCCAAAGGTGCAAACGTTCGCGCAGCGGCGAACCAGGCGTATCTACGAATGCTGAATCACCTTTATGGTGGAAGTGTTAATCCGCAATTTGTAGGTTATGATGTTAAGTTTGTAAAAAAAGATTTTCTAAGTCCCAAACAGCTTCGCGCGATCGTTCTTGCCACTGGCAACGATGCAAAAAGCCTGGTTGATGAGGTCGCGCCACAAAATGCTCCCTATCAATCTGTACGTCAGGGATTCGTAAAAATTTATCCAGCATGTACGGATGGAACCTGGTCGGAAATCGTTCCTGTGAATACGTCACTTAGACTGTATTCAAAAAATCCGGTGATCTCGCAAATCAAAAAGCGTCTGGCTATTTTAGGCTATAAAATGTCCAATTCCGATGACGTTTTCGACGGCGATCTATTGAATGCTATCACGGATATTCAGTGGAATTTGCGTATCAAGCCTGACGGGGAAATTTCTCCAAAAGGTAAAGTGTGGCAGTTTTTAAGTGTTCCTTGTCAGGAACGCGTACGCCAGTTGCAAGTCGATATGGAAAAAATGCGCTGGTTTCCACAATACTTTGAAGATCGCTATATCTTCGTAAATCTTGCGATGTCGTATTTTATATTAATGGATACGTCGAACCCAGATTATCACCGCGTGATGAGTTTCAGAACGGTCAATGGTCGTCCGTCGCGCAAATCGCCAACAATGCGGGATTTGATCGTTAAAGTGATTTTGAATCCATATTGGACAGTGCCACCCACGATCTTTAGTGAAGACAAAGTCAACGACTTGAAAGTCCTAACTAAAGCGCAGATTCGTGAATACTTTGATTCCCATCACTACGAAGTATGGTCAGGCGACTGGAAACGTCGTATTGATCCGACATCTATTGATTGGATGGCTTTAAGTGAAGGCCGCGTAAGTTATGATATCAGTATCCGTCAGCTGCCTCACTTGGGGAATGCGCTGGGTGTTGTGAAATTCGATTTAACCAATGGATTCTTGATTTATCTTCATGACACCAATCAACGGGAACTTTTCGATGTGCCAATGCGCCAGCTCAGCAGTGGTTGCATGCGCCTGGAAAAGCCATTTGATTTGGCAGAGTACTTACTTGAAGACACGGCTTGGGATCGCAAAACTATCGAATCGATGGTGGCCCGTCCAGGCGAAGTTTTAAGTAAGTCCACCGAGATTCCGGTTCCAAAAGCTAAGCAAACACCAGTGTACACAGCCTATCTTACTTCGATGATGAGCTCAGATGGAGTCGTGCGCTTTGTCGACGATATCTATGGTCAGAATACGGCGATCAAGACGTATCTTTCCCCGCTTTTTGTCGGAGAAGAAAGCAGTCAATACTGGGGCTTAAATTAA
- a CDS encoding beta-sandwich domain-containing protein, which translates to MHYGKMLLLILASAQMASAAPTNRAAAAPAKPGASESVSDKAKPDKGNGQLPKPPAPPTQPTQPPTENQYSGVGKVDSVTRQTGGDVYRLELVKAIPLVRIELKSKLGRSKIYSASLVTDKNDRVPLRLLTGINIDDGSGAVSSEILNVQTNIVAIEILAEAMGGESSVDIIAYSTKEAPRLALANRVPEFSCKRSLDSLLKDKLDPVQLWVGRAESATPGSVQEKFAGNQLKEQVRDFVSTIKSGGSYTTLNYLITLINFFADQYNNVRVGGVSEPAYRDLLQAGNDVMMIAIQNELPCRKFSSDTLIKISTDFAKKLQSMPADARARGLYEKLTTRVRDYAPDQYRKEIGAANLSFRDADNEGIKHYKNYISAKDGEFLKETSKSMSAYAFMVAENALKVEVKMMDVEQRYQLIVEFQGKYNSNGEYPQAVAARYLNILAEQTFGYRLFR; encoded by the coding sequence ATGCATTACGGTAAGATGTTACTTTTAATTCTAGCCAGCGCTCAAATGGCGAGTGCGGCTCCGACTAACCGTGCGGCGGCGGCACCTGCAAAGCCGGGAGCTTCAGAAAGCGTTTCTGATAAAGCTAAGCCGGATAAGGGCAATGGGCAATTGCCTAAGCCACCAGCTCCACCAACACAGCCGACTCAACCGCCGACTGAAAATCAGTATTCAGGTGTGGGGAAAGTTGATTCTGTGACCAGACAAACTGGCGGAGATGTCTATAGACTAGAGCTGGTTAAAGCGATTCCATTGGTTCGTATCGAACTAAAATCAAAACTGGGTCGCTCTAAAATCTATTCCGCTAGTTTAGTAACGGATAAAAACGACCGCGTTCCGTTGCGCTTGCTTACTGGAATTAACATTGATGATGGTTCCGGTGCGGTTAGCTCAGAGATCCTGAATGTTCAGACGAATATCGTAGCAATTGAAATCTTGGCTGAGGCTATGGGCGGGGAATCTTCTGTGGATATCATTGCCTACTCCACGAAGGAAGCTCCTCGGTTGGCATTGGCGAACCGAGTTCCAGAATTTTCATGCAAACGCAGCCTAGATTCGTTGTTAAAGGATAAATTGGATCCGGTCCAATTGTGGGTGGGACGTGCTGAAAGTGCCACACCAGGTTCTGTTCAGGAAAAGTTTGCTGGCAACCAATTGAAGGAGCAAGTTCGTGACTTCGTTTCTACAATTAAATCTGGTGGATCATATACGACACTGAACTATTTGATCACTTTGATTAACTTCTTTGCTGATCAATACAATAACGTTCGCGTTGGAGGTGTGTCAGAGCCTGCATATCGTGATTTGCTGCAAGCGGGTAACGATGTAATGATGATTGCGATTCAAAATGAGCTGCCATGCCGCAAATTCTCAAGCGATACATTGATCAAAATCTCAACTGATTTTGCTAAGAAACTTCAGTCTATGCCGGCGGACGCTCGTGCTCGCGGATTATATGAGAAGTTGACGACAAGAGTTCGTGACTATGCTCCGGATCAATATCGTAAAGAAATTGGTGCCGCGAATCTGTCTTTCCGTGATGCTGATAATGAAGGCATCAAGCACTACAAAAACTATATCTCGGCTAAAGACGGTGAGTTTTTGAAAGAAACAAGCAAAAGCATGAGTGCTTACGCATTCATGGTTGCGGAAAATGCTTTGAAGGTTGAAGTAAAAATGATGGACGTGGAACAACGCTATCAACTGATTGTTGAGTTCCAAGGAAAATACAACTCAAACGGGGAGTATCCACAAGCTGTTGCTGCCAGATATCTAAATATCCTGGCTGAACAGACCTTTGGCTATCGTCTCTTCCGTTAA
- a CDS encoding class I SAM-dependent methyltransferase: MSQTKVIPDHTAVRVALWRALHVELDSAPSVVADTVGLKLIAPEDGWKNRGDMHPMGTRGYRASIVGRARLFEDIVEEKIKNGVDQYVILGAGVDTFAQRRPDLAAKVKVFEIDQPDTQAWKRERLEETGFGIAGNLVLVPVDFESGESWRKKLSQHGFNDQKPAVVASTGVSMYLTRETNKATMTEISKMAPGTTFAMTFMLPLEMLPAEERPGHERVYAAAKAAGTPFISFFKPPEAVALALEAGFKTAKHVSREEVIEKYFKGRADGLEPSPGEEFLIATV, from the coding sequence ATGTCTCAAACGAAAGTAATTCCTGATCATACGGCTGTTCGAGTTGCGCTTTGGCGGGCGCTGCACGTTGAACTTGATTCAGCTCCTTCCGTGGTGGCTGATACGGTCGGTCTCAAGTTGATCGCGCCGGAAGATGGTTGGAAAAATCGTGGTGACATGCATCCGATGGGTACCCGTGGTTATCGTGCCTCGATTGTAGGTCGAGCTCGTTTATTCGAAGATATCGTTGAAGAAAAAATAAAAAATGGAGTCGATCAATACGTCATCTTAGGTGCGGGAGTGGATACCTTTGCTCAGCGCCGTCCTGATTTAGCAGCAAAGGTGAAAGTTTTTGAAATCGATCAGCCTGACACTCAAGCCTGGAAACGAGAACGTCTGGAAGAAACTGGATTCGGCATCGCTGGAAATTTGGTTTTGGTTCCGGTCGACTTTGAGTCGGGTGAATCGTGGAGAAAAAAACTTTCTCAGCACGGCTTCAATGATCAAAAGCCTGCAGTGGTCGCATCAACGGGTGTCTCTATGTATTTGACCCGTGAAACCAACAAAGCCACCATGACGGAAATTTCCAAGATGGCCCCGGGAACGACATTTGCGATGACCTTTATGCTTCCGTTAGAAATGTTGCCAGCGGAAGAGCGCCCTGGTCACGAAAGAGTCTATGCCGCTGCAAAAGCTGCGGGGACGCCGTTTATTAGCTTTTTTAAACCACCGGAGGCCGTTGCCTTGGCTTTGGAAGCAGGTTTTAAAACTGCGAAACATGTGTCCCGAGAAGAAGTCATTGAAAAGTACTTTAAAGGCCGTGCGGATGGACTTGAGCCATCCCCGGGCGAAGAGTTTTTAATTGCCACGGTTTAA
- a CDS encoding DUF1398 domain-containing protein produces the protein MANTNKNIEKLLEAQKRAMSVRPKVGGFPYLAEALRQAGILKNIWSLPSCQSVYLMKEGGVVQQGTPLVTGTHSVPNFDKDALIKALRTDQAGNSTFPEFLDSTWKAGVVKYEVDFSRRQVNYCGANGESYLEEYPAVEIKESLVG, from the coding sequence ATGGCAAACACTAATAAAAACATTGAGAAACTATTAGAAGCGCAAAAACGTGCCATGTCTGTTCGTCCTAAAGTTGGCGGATTTCCATATCTTGCGGAGGCTCTAAGACAAGCCGGTATTTTAAAAAATATTTGGTCATTACCCTCGTGCCAATCCGTTTATCTGATGAAAGAGGGTGGTGTGGTTCAGCAAGGAACACCTTTAGTAACAGGGACTCATTCCGTACCGAATTTTGATAAAGATGCATTGATCAAAGCCCTTCGCACAGATCAAGCAGGTAACAGCACTTTTCCGGAATTCTTGGATTCAACTTGGAAAGCTGGAGTCGTGAAATATGAAGTCGATTTTTCACGTCGTCAGGTGAATTATTGTGGAGCCAATGGTGAGTCGTATCTTGAGGAATATCCCGCTGTTGAAATCAAAGAATCCTTAGTTGGATAG